A genomic window from Methanobacterium sp. BRmetb2 includes:
- the accC gene encoding acetyl-CoA carboxylase biotin carboxylase subunit, translated as MFKKVLVANRGEIAIRVMRACRELDIKSIAVYSDADKNSLFAKYADEAYNIGGSAPSQSYLNIEKIVQVAEANGAEAIHPGYGFLAENSNLGKECEKHGMKLIGPEPKVIEAMGDKITSKKLMRKANVPVIPGTDKGITKIDEAIKIAESIGYPVIVKASAGGGGIGMRTVYEEDELIRAIESTQSVAKSAFGDSTVYIEKYLEEPRHIEFQILADEHGNTIHVADRECSIQRRHQKLIEEAPSPIMTDELRKQMGSAAIKAATHIGYTNAGTVEFLYSNGDFYFLEMNTRIQVEHPITEVITGVDLVKEQLRIASNNELCCKQEEIQVRGHAIECRINAEDPLSDFAPNPGKITGYRSPGGNGIRVDSGVYMNYVIPSFYDSMISKLIVWARTRDDAIARMQRALREYIILGVKTTIPFHKAIMKNENFREARLHTHFVDEHKNGIMDDMQKVLYEDKEIEARLKSTFLPNKKIAAISAAVNNYMAHSISQKRAE; from the coding sequence ATGTTTAAGAAAGTATTGGTTGCCAACCGTGGAGAAATTGCAATAAGAGTTATGAGAGCTTGCAGGGAACTAGATATTAAAAGTATTGCAGTTTATTCAGATGCTGATAAAAACTCACTTTTTGCCAAGTATGCTGATGAAGCATATAATATTGGAGGATCTGCTCCATCTCAGAGTTACCTGAATATTGAAAAAATAGTCCAGGTAGCTGAAGCTAATGGGGCAGAAGCAATACATCCAGGATACGGATTTTTAGCTGAAAATTCTAATTTAGGAAAGGAATGTGAGAAACATGGTATGAAATTGATAGGACCCGAACCCAAAGTAATAGAAGCCATGGGAGATAAAATAACCTCTAAAAAGCTTATGAGAAAAGCAAACGTCCCGGTAATTCCAGGTACAGATAAGGGAATTACTAAAATTGATGAAGCAATTAAAATTGCAGAATCTATTGGATATCCAGTTATAGTTAAGGCTTCTGCCGGTGGTGGTGGAATAGGTATGCGGACAGTTTATGAGGAAGATGAACTGATAAGAGCTATTGAATCTACACAATCCGTGGCCAAATCTGCTTTTGGAGATTCTACAGTTTACATAGAGAAATATTTAGAAGAACCAAGACATATAGAGTTCCAGATCTTAGCTGATGAACATGGCAATACCATCCATGTAGCTGATCGTGAATGCTCTATTCAAAGAAGACATCAAAAACTCATAGAAGAAGCTCCTTCACCCATTATGACTGATGAATTAAGAAAACAGATGGGATCAGCTGCAATTAAAGCAGCCACACATATTGGATATACTAATGCAGGGACTGTAGAATTCTTGTATTCAAATGGAGATTTCTACTTTTTAGAGATGAACACCCGTATTCAAGTGGAACATCCTATTACTGAGGTAATAACCGGCGTTGATCTGGTTAAAGAACAATTGAGAATAGCTTCTAATAACGAATTATGCTGTAAACAGGAAGAAATACAGGTAAGAGGTCATGCCATTGAATGTCGTATAAATGCAGAAGATCCACTTTCAGATTTTGCTCCAAATCCAGGAAAAATCACTGGTTACCGGTCGCCGGGAGGCAATGGAATACGAGTTGACAGTGGGGTTTATATGAATTATGTAATACCTTCTTTTTATGATTCAATGATCTCCAAACTTATTGTATGGGCCAGAACCCGGGACGACGCCATTGCCCGGATGCAGAGAGCTTTAAGAGAATATATTATACTTGGAGTTAAAACCACTATACCTTTCCATAAGGCTATAATGAAGAATGAAAACTTTAGAGAAGCCAGGTTACATACTCATTTTGTAGATGAACACAAGAACGGTATAATGGATGATATGCAAAAAGTTCTTTATGAGGATAAAGAAATAGAAGCAAGGTTAAAATCCACTTTTTTACCTAATAAAAAAATTGCAGCAATATCTGCTGCCGTAAACAATTATATG
- a CDS encoding RNA methyltransferase yields MKQIITRKKQLEMALQRIPSNPSPNIQFEQYLTPTKIAADVLWNAYALGDVEEKKVIDLGCGTGIFTIGAALLGAKESLGVDIDSEALRVAKLEAEHFGVENRVKFIHSDIEDFSSRADTVIQNPPFGAQKAHRKKADRLFMQKALEIAPTVYSFHIKETEKFVNNYFNSLGGLLTHKFYYEFVIPRIYHFHEKEKININVMVVRVIKS; encoded by the coding sequence ATGAAACAAATAATAACTAGAAAAAAACAGTTAGAAATGGCCCTTCAAAGAATACCTTCTAATCCATCCCCTAATATTCAATTTGAACAATATCTTACTCCAACTAAAATTGCGGCAGATGTTTTATGGAATGCATATGCCCTGGGAGATGTTGAAGAAAAAAAAGTGATTGATCTTGGCTGTGGCACAGGAATTTTTACAATCGGAGCTGCACTTTTAGGTGCAAAGGAATCTTTAGGTGTAGATATTGATTCAGAGGCATTGAGAGTTGCCAAATTAGAAGCAGAACATTTTGGAGTTGAAAATAGAGTAAAATTTATACATTCAGACATTGAAGACTTCTCATCCAGAGCCGATACTGTAATTCAAAATCCTCCATTTGGTGCTCAAAAGGCCCACCGAAAAAAAGCAGATAGGCTATTTATGCAGAAAGCCTTGGAAATAGCCCCTACAGTTTATTCATTTCACATAAAAGAGACAGAAAAATTTGTTAATAACTATTTTAACTCATTAGGCGGGCTTTTAACTCATAAATTCTATTATGAATTTGTTATACCTCGTATTTACCATTTTCATGAAAAAGAGAAGATTAATATTAATGTAATGGTAGTTAGGGTTATAAAATCATGA
- a CDS encoding RNA-binding protein: protein MGIKHLTIFIPASLTAESKDLKIKTYKVGLIGRSAAIFNVDKIVVYNDDADPQEAKFISDILNYMNTPQYLRKKVFPIKKELKHVGILPPLRSPHHPKEMPVQGDYRQGLTLKRTKKGTVVDIGAEKLALCKEKLSVNKILSFKITKLAKEIIIEPDEPDVYWGYDTLSSNKNLYDSIRAAKPDVVVSTSRFGEPITSILNEVKHKLKEAKHLAILFGGPYSGLHDIIQGQNIVDIDVNTVPKQGTKTVRTEEAVLATLSVFNLILNAE from the coding sequence ATGGGAATAAAGCACTTAACCATTTTCATACCGGCCTCTTTAACTGCAGAATCAAAAGATTTAAAAATAAAAACCTATAAGGTAGGACTTATTGGTAGATCTGCAGCAATTTTTAATGTTGATAAGATTGTGGTCTACAATGACGATGCAGACCCCCAAGAGGCAAAGTTTATTAGTGATATTCTCAATTATATGAATACACCCCAATATCTTCGAAAGAAGGTATTTCCTATAAAAAAAGAATTAAAACACGTGGGAATTCTCCCGCCACTGAGATCTCCTCATCATCCCAAAGAAATGCCGGTTCAAGGGGATTATCGACAAGGTTTAACCCTTAAAAGGACAAAAAAAGGTACGGTTGTTGATATTGGAGCCGAAAAATTAGCTTTATGCAAGGAAAAACTCAGTGTGAATAAAATATTAAGCTTTAAAATAACAAAGCTGGCAAAAGAGATAATTATCGAACCAGATGAACCTGACGTTTACTGGGGTTACGATACATTATCCTCTAATAAAAATTTATATGATAGTATTCGGGCAGCAAAACCTGATGTTGTGGTTTCAACATCCCGTTTTGGGGAGCCCATCACTTCTATTCTAAATGAAGTAAAACATAAGTTAAAAGAAGCCAAACATCTAGCTATTTTGTTTGGTGGTCCTTATTCAGGCTTACATGATATAATTCAGGGCCAAAACATTGTGGATATTGATGTAAACACAGTCCCCAAACAGGGGACTAAGACTGTAAGGACGGAAGAAGCGGTTTTAGCTACTTTATCTGTGTTTAATCTAATCTTAAATGCAGAATAA
- the rpl3p gene encoding 50S ribosomal protein L3 — protein MVRHHQPKKGSVAFSPRKRAAKETPRIKSWPENAEPSLLGFAGYKVGMTHVMMEDNVKNSPTEGMEVATPVTILEIPPMVVMGIRAYEKTTNGLKTMLDVLADNLTDELSRKISLPKDYNTDSNLEKLKENMDFVEDIKLIIHTNPKNTSVPKKKPEVLEFGIGGKNVDDKLNYAQEILGKEITVNDIFSEGEYVDSIAITKGKGFQGPVKRWGIRIQYGKAARSSKGRHVGSIGPWTPSRTMWTVAQAGQMGYHKRTEYNKRILKIGESSEVDAVNPEGGFVKYGLVKSDFIMIKGSVPGPSKRLIVLRKAIRPNGKQGEAPEISFISTASKQGV, from the coding sequence ATGGTTAGACATCACCAACCAAAAAAAGGATCAGTTGCATTTAGTCCTAGAAAAAGAGCGGCCAAGGAGACGCCTAGAATAAAATCCTGGCCAGAAAATGCAGAACCGAGTCTGCTTGGTTTTGCAGGATATAAAGTGGGAATGACCCACGTAATGATGGAAGATAACGTTAAAAACTCACCAACCGAGGGAATGGAAGTAGCAACACCTGTTACTATTCTTGAAATCCCACCCATGGTGGTTATGGGCATAAGAGCCTATGAAAAAACTACCAATGGCTTAAAAACTATGTTGGATGTTCTAGCAGATAATTTAACAGACGAGTTATCAAGAAAAATAAGTCTACCTAAAGACTATAATACTGATTCTAATTTAGAAAAACTTAAAGAAAACATGGATTTTGTGGAAGATATAAAACTAATAATACACACAAATCCTAAGAATACCAGTGTCCCCAAAAAGAAACCTGAAGTATTAGAGTTTGGAATTGGCGGGAAAAACGTTGATGACAAACTTAACTATGCTCAAGAGATTTTAGGAAAAGAAATAACTGTTAATGATATTTTTTCTGAAGGGGAATATGTTGATTCTATTGCTATTACTAAGGGTAAAGGATTCCAGGGACCAGTAAAAAGATGGGGAATTAGAATACAATATGGAAAAGCTGCAAGAAGCAGTAAAGGACGACATGTAGGTTCTATCGGGCCATGGACTCCTTCTAGAACCATGTGGACTGTAGCACAAGCTGGTCAAATGGGATATCACAAAAGAACAGAATATAATAAGAGAATTTTAAAGATAGGAGAATCATCTGAAGTTGATGCAGTAAATCCCGAAGGCGGATTTGTGAAGTATGGATTGGTAAAAAGTGATTTTATTATGATAAAAGGATCAGTGCCGGGTCCATCAAAGAGGTTAATAGTCTTAAGAAAAGCTATAAGGCCTAATGGAAAACAAGGCGAAGCACCTGAAATATCATTTATCAGCACAGCTTCAAAACAAGGCGTTTAA
- a CDS encoding 50S ribosomal protein L4, translating into MKKFKVYSLEGEVVDEIDLPEIFSEQFRPDLIKRAVISSQTARIQPWGSNPMAGKRNTAESFGAGRGVAMVRRIKGSRHPAASKAAFAPQTVGGRRAHPPRPEKVLHEKINRKERRFAIRSAIAATTDQSLVENRGHEIENVPQLPIIVDDELIKVKKTKETREIFKKLGLIDDIVRAKNGKKIRSGKGKMRGRKYKSPKGPLIVVGEDKGISLGARNHPGVDVVVVDNLNAELLAPGTHPGRLTVFTKSAIEKLGDLFQ; encoded by the coding sequence ATGAAGAAGTTCAAGGTTTATTCATTAGAAGGTGAAGTCGTAGATGAAATTGATTTGCCCGAAATTTTCAGTGAGCAATTCAGACCAGACCTAATAAAAAGAGCAGTTATATCCTCACAAACAGCGAGAATCCAACCATGGGGTTCAAATCCTATGGCTGGTAAGCGTAACACTGCCGAATCTTTCGGTGCAGGGCGTGGAGTGGCTATGGTGCGTAGAATTAAGGGAAGCAGACATCCAGCAGCATCAAAAGCAGCATTCGCACCTCAAACCGTAGGCGGTAGGAGAGCTCACCCACCACGGCCTGAAAAAGTTTTACATGAAAAAATTAATCGAAAAGAGAGAAGATTCGCTATAAGATCTGCCATAGCAGCTACTACCGATCAATCTTTAGTTGAAAATAGAGGACATGAAATTGAAAATGTGCCTCAACTCCCTATAATTGTAGATGATGAATTGATTAAAGTCAAAAAAACCAAAGAAACTAGGGAAATTTTCAAGAAACTAGGATTAATAGATGATATTGTCCGAGCTAAAAACGGTAAAAAAATACGCTCTGGTAAAGGTAAAATGAGAGGTAGAAAATACAAATCACCTAAGGGTCCCCTAATAGTTGTAGGTGAAGACAAGGGAATAAGTTTAGGAGCAAGAAACCATCCTGGCGTAGATGTTGTAGTAGTAGATAACTTGAATGCTGAACTTTTAGCACCCGGTACTCACCCCGGTAGATTAACGGTTTTTACTAAATCAGCTATAGAAAAACTAGGTGACTTATTTCAATAA
- a CDS encoding 50S ribosomal protein L23, whose translation MDPYAVIVKPHVTEKSMNLIDQNNELTFVVLRQTNKTEIKTAFEDLFAVKVEKVNTQITSKGNKLAYIKLAKEHNAEDIAVKMGVF comes from the coding sequence ATGGATCCTTATGCAGTAATTGTTAAACCGCATGTCACAGAAAAAAGTATGAATTTAATTGACCAGAATAATGAGCTAACATTTGTTGTTCTAAGACAAACCAACAAAACTGAGATAAAAACAGCTTTTGAGGATTTATTTGCAGTAAAAGTTGAAAAAGTAAATACTCAAATCACCTCCAAAGGAAACAAATTAGCTTACATAAAACTGGCTAAAGAACATAATGCTGAAGACATAGCAGTAAAAATGGGAGTATTCTAA